The Leishmania mexicana MHOM/GT/2001/U1103 complete genome, chromosome 25 genome contains the following window.
ccaccTTTGCTTTATCATCGTCTCCAGTGGACGCCACCATTGACTCCATCgatgcggagctgcgccgacgCCAGGCAcgcggccgtggcggtgacTTGATCGAGCCACGTCAGATGACGGCCAACTCGGTCAATTTCTCatcgcgtgcgtgtgctgcgccagaGGTGCTCTTCTTCGCAAGCACGCAAGAGATGCGCTGTGGTGCGCGCCCTGCTaatggcctccagctgcccAGGTCGTTCTCCCCAGTTGATCCACCAGCTTCCACCGTTACATACCCCTCGCGCATCCAttctgccgcggcgaggCCACCCCGCACCATGCCATCTCCGACGGCTGCCAAGGTCGCTGTCGCCTCTACCGGGGCTCACCCCAGCCACGAGGACGCGGCAGCCATGGCGAGCAACGCGGTTTTGCTAACCAATGAAGAGCGAGCAATGCTGGATCAGCTGGCGGTCGCTCTGGACCGACTCGACACGCAGCACCAACGCAATCACGTAACCCTCGCTTCTACTGCGGTGGCTGGCGCGACCGCTGCGAGAAAGGCACACGCATAGAGGCATCTCtatgtgtggtgtgtgtgtgtgttgctgctgcctcgaAGGTGGTAAGCTGAATCGGTAGCCAACTGAACGCCCACTTGCCTTCCGCAACACGGCGTGGTAGTGGTGCGGGTCTTGAGGACATGGCGACTGGACAGAGAAGCATGTGAAAAGGGTACGCATGACCGTTGTGGGAGCGCGTGCAGTCCACCAATTTCGCTTGCGAGGTCATCTCTCCAGGTCCCCACTCCCCGccgtctcgctctctcaggagagagggagagaggggggccaGAAAGAGGAGACTCGACGCAGACAACAACACAGGCGGAATGCACGAAGCGAAGCCATCGCCCAGGTGAGTCCTGAATGGGGGAGGACAGACGGCGAGGCAAGCGTGACTCCCACGAGTAGGCCGGAGACCATCAAgccctcgccttctctcttcacGTTCCTTTTGTGGCATTCACTGGACTCGCCTCTCAGCCTCCGTTTTCGCAAGCGCTGATGATGCCGATGATGGATGTGGATGGCCGCACTCCTGCCATCTCTCTGGCGTGCTCGTTTCTCAGCCTCGCTGCTTCCCGTAAAACCACTCCCGCTGACATTCACTGTCTTGgccactcctctctctcttgctgcgcATTGTTCCCTTTCCATCTCCCCTTTCTTCTCGGTCCAACCGTGCGCCATCTTACTCGCTGCAGCTATGCCTTCACCACCTCGCCGAAAACATGCTGGACCCTCCACGAGATCACAGCCGAGTGTCCCTTGCACCCATCAAAATGCACCTTGCCCGTCTCCCTCCTAGTCGAagccgccgctcctctctccctttgtCGTCCCCACAGCCGcgttctgtgtgtgtgtgtgtgcgttgctgctctgAGTCTCGCGGAAGAAGGGGAAGAGCGAAAGAAGCAAGAGTCGGTTGTGGCTGTTGAAACCAACGAGCTTGTGGCTACAGCCCGCAGGCGATGGTGCACCTATCCGAGACACGGggatgcatgtgtgtgcgtgtgtctctctctatgCTTCAGTTCTCGATACATGGGATGCTGCTCCCCTGATGCCAGTCCTCTCccccgctccccctctcccttcgccCCCGCCTCCAAGTCTCTGCACCCTCTTTGAGGGGGATGACATGCGATGATGACCCGATTCAACGTTACCCTTCCCCTAgagctgtgtgtgtgggtgtgtgtgtgtacgtgtgtgtgcatggcgTAGTCTGCTCTTGCAGTCCTGCACGGCACAGCACGTTCTGCAGCAACACCAAAGTGCTtgtctccctttctctgcgccgcttccgcttctcctctttcCTGAACACCACtgactcccccctcccccaaccaccaccaccagcaccccccccaccaccaccatcctcTCACCATCCCCTCGCAAAAagaagcagccgcgcgcagGACGAGTGCGGAAGGCATGgacgggggtggggagggggggcttCTGAGCGAGTGCCGCTTGCTTTCATCATGGCCGAGGTGCGGCGCACGACAGCGTAGTCGGAGCCGTCATCGATGCCACTGAATGGAAGGACTCGAGTGAGAGGGCGAAAGGCTGAGAGCGGACGGCCATgctggggaggggagggaagggaggggtaAAGGCATacagccgcacacacacacagccgcgGAAGCCGTGCAATGTCTGAAAGGGTGAAGGAGCTCGTGGATGTAGCCAGTAAGCTCATGTGcacgcatgtgtgtctgtgtgtctgcgtgtgtgtgtgtgtctgcatccctcaccgcctccccccccccctttcttcctcccctctctctcgccgccccttccctcttcagTTTGGCAgaccatctctctctctggtcCGTCAGCACAGCCCTCTTGTACCCTAACCCTAGAACATCGTGGGACACCTGTGTTCCTCGTGCGATCACAGGTGCCGCATCGCTCGCCTTCTTcgtttctcttcctccctctcgctcctccctctccgtgtCTGTTTCTCTGCCTTCACCTCGTCACTGTCATCGCCCCAAGTCCATTAcctgtgcgtggcggtggtgatggcggcggtggtggtagaAGGGATCAGTGACTATGAAGAGAGGATGAGAGGGagtgggagagaggaggaaggcagAGCTGgccccgtgtgcgtgcctgtctgtctgtgtgcctgtacgtgggtgtgggtgtgtgtggtggtgcgtgtCACGTTGCAGTCACCCACGTCTGTACACATGTAGACAAGCGCCACACGGGAGATTGCGTCTGGTTGATGATGGCTCTGGCTGCTGCTCGTTTCGCATGTaatgcatgtgtgcgcgtacgTGTGCATCTCCCGCAGTGAAAGCATTCCTTGTTCGCTCGCCCATCCGgtggtttttttttcccgcGGTGTGTGATTCGCTTCACCTCTGATGCACGCATGTATGTGTCTACTGTCGTTCTCCGCCTCTATCTCGTTGTCCCTCCACCACTGCGCCTTGCCACCATCACgactctgtgtgcgtgcatgtgtgtctctcctctcggtacgcgcgtgcgtgcacgccgtGTGTTCGCCCTTCATCTCTCCACGACTCTTTTTTCCGTTTCTCACCTGTGCCGTCAGGAGCGCGTAGGCACGCCCAAGCGCACACCGTCACGCCGAAGGAGACCCCACGCGTGATGGCAAGCGGTGCGGCTTCTCGTTGCAGTTGCGGTGGGGCAACGACGCAGCccatcttctccctctcccattTGCTTTTCAGTATGCTGGCCTTCTCGCTGTCGGTGAGGGCGttgcgcgtgtatgtgtgtgtggtgcgccACCATGGACTGTGAGAGCTAGCACGGCCACTCAGGCAtgtacacatacacgcacatgtgcacgtgcacacgcgcgcgcacacacttCGTAGCGCgatcctccgcctctccagTGTCGTTCACcttgcacgcgcgcgcgctctcttgTGCTTTtatttctctctctgcccacgtgtgcgccggtgcgatGCCGTATGCAAGGGacagggaggaggtggaagTGGGGAACGTTCACGTGacgcaagagagagatgggccGGGGAAGCGTTTTCAGAAGCggggtgcgcacgcgtgctgCGTGGTCGTGTGCccgtgtctgtgtatgtgttaAGCCACCTTAGTGAATAGGGGAGGTGGGAGGTGCTTGCTATGTCCACTTGCCTGTCGCATCGCACTGCCCCAGGGGGTGAGTGGGGGTGTCGGTGCCGGCAAGCATGTGTGTCGGGCGGTGCAGTGTCTGTTGCGTCTGCGGTGTTCTTGCGTGCTTGAGACGGGAGGGGGTCGGAAGGGAGTGGTGTGGAGGGGCCACACGACTGCCCTGATGTATCACGCCACGtacgaggagagagaggtgggggaggtgagcATGGGGCCCGGTGATGATGGTGCGGTGAAGAGGCGGTGCGACAGAGGCGAGCGGAGCGTGCGCGAGAGAATTTGGAGAGAAGAGGCTGCCTGGTGGGGAGTacgctcgtgtgtgtgtgtgtataccCGTCTCGtgtggagagggggtgggaaaCGGACGGCGGTCATGGTGAAGGGGTcctgtggtgtggtggtgatggggtgGAGAATGTAAAGGAAAGTCAAGATGCAGCGAAGGACTGCGACTGAGCATGTCATCTGAGAAAGTGAGGAGTGGTTATGGGAAACGGGGGGACAGACGGCGGAGaagtggcgtgcgcgtgcgtgtctgtcgacgtgtatgtgtgtgtgtgtgtatatgtcTATGTGTCGGTGCGCGAGGGTTCGTTGGTCTTGTGTGGATGCCGAATGTGGGGCAGCCGCGTCCTGTGCTAtggcccccgcccccctcttcccgcTTTTATCGACGCCacgctccgcctccccccgctgCTCTGTGGCAAGTCGATAAGGCGGAAaaaggggggtggggaggggcaacGAGCGGCACTCGCCAGGTGCGTCTCAagatgcgcatgtgtgtctcGTGGAGGACGGGAGATGGGAGACGATGAAAGGTGAAGAGGTATACATTGCCAGCACCGAGGCCTGAGTCTTCGCcatcccacccaccctcctccctgctGATCTCTTGGTCTGCTTGTAGTGCGGAACCGCAGAAGAATGTCGAAAAAAAGTAAGCAGCGATATCACACGGCTGCTCCCGACCGAGCAGTTCTCGAGTGCAGTCGTGTGGGCGGAGCGAGCTACggcctcccttccctccacTCTCTCACCAGGCGCAAACATACCCATATGCACCTCTCACGCATGCAACGTCCTCGCGGCGAAGCAATGCGGgggtgtgcgcacgtgcgcgcacgcgtacTCTCTATCTCTTTGTGGTAACTTTTCAGTTTTTATTCccgctcccccctcttccggTGTCCTCCGCCGACCTCCAGCCCAGACGGCTGTCGCGCTtcgacgtggaggcgctcgcgcATAAGAGGGACGCTGAAGTGGCGTTAGTTTCGTAGggtgctcgtgcgtgcgcgtgtgctttcGCACGCGACGTTCCTCTGTGTGTTGCACGGTatctccacccccccccttcccctcccccacgtgcacgcacaattcgacacacacacacgtaacGGTAAAGCGCACCGCGAGAATGTCGTTGAGCAACGCGCATGCAGAGCTGGGTCCCGGCGAAAGTGCACACGCCATCGAGCTGGGACGCCTTATCTTCCAAGGTGCGGAGTCGAAGGTGTACTCTTGCAACTTCTACGGCGCCCCGGCTTTATGCAAGCATCGTTTTGTGAAGCGGTACCGCGACCCAAGCCTCGATGAGCGTCTGCGTACACAACGTACGCGTCGCGAGGCACGCGCCCTGGAACGTTGTGTGAAGAAGGGCATCCGTGCACCGCGTCTGTTAGGCGCGGACTACATCAACACTTTTCTTGTCATGTCCTATGAAGCTGGCCCAAccgtgaaggaggcgctcgACGCTGAGCACGCCGCCTACATGCAGCAGGTGTCGAAGGGTAAGAGTAcgcctgcgcagcagcaacagcagcagcccacaTCGTCGCCCTCGGCGTCGGCCAACGCTTCCCCGTCGCCGGTGATTGCGGCCCTTCTGCAGAGCATTGGTgtcgtggtggcgcggctgcacaACGCGAACATCGTCCACGGCGACCTCACGACCTCCAACTTCATTTGCACGTGCAATGGGctagcggcggcggcggcttcacCCGGTGCGGGTGGCGCGGATGCCCACGCGTCGAGTTCGCCGGTTCTGCCAACAGCGGAGGACATTGTTGTTCTCGACTTTGGGCTCATCTCCGATAAGTACAGCACAGAGGAGCGTGCGGTGGACCTCTACGTGCTGGAGCGCGCCATCGCTTCGACCCACCCGTACCTCTCCGCCTTTGCCAGCGACATCATTGTTGAAGGCTatcgcagcgccgctgacccgaagaagggagaggaggcgtTGCAGCGACTagaggcggtgcgcgcgcgtgggcgCAAGCGCACCATGGTCGGCTAGTACTCCTGTAAAAGAGAAAATAACTAGAAAGAAAACAATGCGGTAGAAGtcatctccctccctccacatcTGACGCCTCCGTCATGATCATCGCCGCAAGGCCCTGCATGGGCCCTTGATGCGCTTGGCGtacgcgtctctctccctcgctccctctGTGCGATTCGTCGCAGGTGCCCGAGTGCTAATGCGCTGCCTCGCGTGATGAGCGCGTATAATCCACTGCACGGCTATCCGTGATATGCTTGAGTCCGTGCCTGTGCGTCAGTCGTAGCTCGCTCGCCCACGCACATTATAAGTGGCAcgtgcgccacctcctcatgtgtgtctctcatcaccaccgccacccaccctcGCCCTCTGTTGCATCTTCGCTTCGCCTCGCTCCTCTGCACCTCCGCCGGCAAAACCGAAAaacggaggagagggcggtaAGGCagcgaaaaaggaaaaaactTTTGAGTTGTTCCGGTCGCACACGGGTGTGCACCGCGTGTCGAGCCGAAGGAGaagcacaggcacacacgtcACCGGGTGCACGCGCATGACATGTAAAGGGGGTACCcgaccctcctcctcccccccctccacaacGGTCACCGCTGCCTTCGGCAGCTGTCATGCCGAGTagacgcgctgcgccaggtcgattccctttcttttttctttcatCTTGCTGTTCGTGTGGCCGCTCGCAGGCGCGTGGAGGATCATCTTTTCCGCACTTGCAGCACCCAAAAAGGTTGTACATGCATACAGAGGCAATAGAAGCACCGCCCccactctcccccctctccccacatAGAATCGCATACACGTTGACGCCGCGTAGCTAGAAGAAGAAGCCTGTCACCACGaggaagcagcggcaccgccccctcccctgtaACCGCTGCGCTCTGCTCCGATTTTCACTTCTTGTTGTTGCCAAAGATTTTGAGGTCCATGAAGTCACAGCCGCACCGCATCTCGCCGCAGAGGATGTCTGCTTCGCTGAGTCGTGCAGCCGACCCGGCTGCGCGCGCCACATTCTCTGCCCCGTTTCCGCCACGTCAGAGCGTCATTCATGGGCCGCTCACCACCACGACGGTGGTCACTACCATTGTAGAGGGGGAGGCTGCCGCGGACAAAATTagcggccaccgccgtcccGGCAGTGGTAGCAGGGCCACTGTATCTGCATCCATGCGAAacaggggcagcggcgctgctccgcggCAAAGCCCTCCGCGACACCAGCCATCGCCGCAGCACGCACGACGTGCTGCATCTGTCGTGAGTGAGGAAGGTGAAACGGACATCCGCGAGTTGCGGCAAACccgctccctcttcctctgcggCCGgggcctcctctctctgcggcACATCCAGCACCTACCAGACATGTTGTCGCTGCGCTTCCTCAGCGTCCACATGAACAGCATCAAGGAACTCGAGAGTGGGTGCCTGCGCACGCTGCGGCACTTGGTGGAACTTGACTTGAGCGCGAATGAGCTGCGAGAGATACCACCGAGGTGCTGGGACGGGCTTGGGCATCTCGAGCGCCTGAATCTGTCCAGCAACCAGCTGACCCGCCTCGGTCCCGCCGCCTTCGGCTCTCTCGCCTCGCTGCAGTGGCTTTCCCTCGGCTTTAACAGCATCATCGATTTATCAGGTCTGCGCTCGGTGCCGGCGTCCGCGCCGCTGGGCTACGTGGACCTGTGTGCCAACCGTATCGCGACGCTGGACGAGGTCATATGCGCCCTCACGCCTCACAGAACGCATCTGCAGGAACTGCGGCTGGAatcgccatcgccgcgaTCTTCCatgacgacagcggcggcaggcagcggcgctttttccccgcccaccacgatGAGCACGTCTCTCAACGACAGTCAGGACGGTGCAGCCGCCTACTGGCCCATCGAGGAGAACCCATGCTGCCTCGCCACGGGCCCTGACACGCAGGACGCAGACGGGGGTAACGTAGATGTCAGTGGCGGGGCTGCTGGTGGGCGGGGCAACAGCCGAGTCCACGGCGCCGTCTGCAGTTCGCCTTCTGCTGCAAACTACGTGGAGCGGCTTCTGTCATACTTCCCGCGCCTGCTCGTGGTGAACGGCGTCTCCTACGGCGTGGACCCGTTGCACGCccttcgccagcagcggcgctctcAGGAGCCGGAAGTTCAGGTGGGGACGAGCGCAGTCGATGCCACGGCTGCTGTGGTAGATGCGTCGCCCTTCGCGTCGCTGTGCAGCGCGGACCAGAGCGCGTGGGGCCGTTCTCTGCTCTGCGCGGGCGGTGCAGAGAGTTCACCGGCAGGGGTGGAGAGACTTGCCGACGGCACACCCATCAGCGATGTTTTCGCACAACTACTGAAGAGACCACTGCCACGCCTGCGAcggtcctcctcgtcatcgcgATCGCCATCTTCGGCTTCGTCTGGGGGCCCAAAGAAGCGGCGTCACAGTCGCAACCGCCATCGCACTGACAGCAGGCAACGAGCGAGGAGCTCATCGCGACACCGTAGCcgttcttcttcctcctcttcttctccccctcgAGAGTCGTCTCGGCATGGCCatcgtgcagctgctgcacccgtggcggcggcggcccgaGCGGAGCAGGACGCGGACTGGATGCTAACTTCATTCAagtcagcagcgcctgccgcagcgaacccactgccaccgcagcaggaCCCACAAGCAGCACCTCGAAAACCCCGAGAGGTGAGCGAAGATAGCGTCGTcgcggctggcgctgcaagcaaggaggaggcgccacTCCGACATGGTCGGcgggccaccgccgcgaaGCCgcgccgtgcttctctccgCCGTCGCTCGTCGTCAAACGCCTCGTCTCTCGCTACATCGCCACTCTCCGGCGCTGCTTCCTGTCCGTTCGCAGTGTCACCGTTGGCAGCCCCAGAGCATTATCGCGAGTGCAAGCCCCGGTACGAGGTAGCGACAGCGACGTCGGCCACAGAGGCGTTTTGCACACCCTCTGCAACCCCATCAACGGGGCAACTGATGCCGTCTGTCGACAAGAGCTCCGACCTGGCTCTTCCTCTGAtgtccccttcccccgctgGTGTCACCGATACCAGCGACATCTCGCcgcctgccgcggcagcgcgtgggCCTTgtgagcgccgcggcagcggcggcgaaaaCTACCGAAAGGACGACAGCGTTGTCGCCACCACAGGCAGTGGGACTCTCACGTGTGCCACCTCCAAGGATCCGGCGACTCTcgatccgccgccgcctcttaCGAGTGTCGGCTcagccgcggtgctgcggtggaAGCCGAAGCAGGTGTCCCGTGGAACCTGCACAGAGCAGGGCGCAGAGGCGCTATCGACGGTGTCGCGTGATGCGGAGCTAACGGCAAAGGTGGAGCAGTTGCAGGAGCAGCTTGCGCTCCGTACCACAACCATCAGCGATCTGCGTCGACACCTCGACCTCATCCGGACGCAGTACGTCGAGGGGCAGCGTGAGGCACagcatcggcagcagcagctccgcagtCAGGTATCGGCACTGAAGGACGAGCTGGCGCGGCGGGCCGAGGAGGCGACAATATTGCAGCGCAAGCAGCAGGCGCAACTAAATCGAGCCGTCGGCTCTGTCAAGGCGGAGTGGGTGCGACGGCTCGAGGCGGCAGAGCAACACAGCGCTGAAGCGTATGCagaggcgacggcagcgtgggGGGGGCGTCTAGCACACGCCGAGGAACAAGAGCTGCACATGCAACAGATGGTCGCTGTGAAGTCTGCGCAGCTTGCGACGCTCGAGCGGCAGACACACGCTATGGAGGCGGAGATACAGGCTATACGAGGCCATTCTCTtatgcagcagcggcactgggCTGCGCGGACTGGGCTGCAGCTCACCGAGGCGGACAAGCGGCGCACGCTGgagggcgcggcggcagcctcACTTGCGCAGCTGTGTCGCTCCTTCTCCGACGCAGCCGTACAAATTCAgacagagctgctgcgcgaggctgAACGAGTCCGAGAgcgcgcggaggaggcacTGCGAGAGCAGCAGGCCACGTGGAGGGCACAGGTGACAGCATACGAGGACGCTATGCGCCATGCTGCGTCCGAAGTGCACAATGCTGTCGCAGGGAGGCACGGCGCAGCTTACTTGTCGCCGCTTCCACCGACATGTACATCCCCTGCCCTGCCCGAGGATCCGTCGCTGTCCTTAGTCACCGTCCCCTCTCCGACGCTTGCAGGCGTGTCAGCCCCGCACCACGAGCCGCTCGCGCTTAGCGACCAAGGCAACAACAATCAGGTCGTCGGTGCACAAGCCGATACCAAAGAAAGGGACAACATGAGAGAGCGgacgccgctggcggtggagaggaccgctgctgcagatggcAGTGCCCTGGTGTCGACCTCTACCACCGAGTCTCTACGTGTGACCCAGGGCGAGGACAGTGGCTGCGCCGCAGGAGCGGAATGCGGGGCTGCTTCCAATGAGCTGAAGCAGGTGGCTGACGTGGGTGACAGCGGCACTCTGATCGCTTACtggaggtgcgcgtgcgcgcgtgtcgaAGCCCAACTGCATCGCGTGGATGCTGCCCTGCACGTCGCCACTCTCACCCAGCAGTCCATGGCGGCGGAGAACACGCGTCTGCTCAGCCACGTCGAGGCactggaggcggagaagaaggagtCGCTGGCAGCCCTCCACTCCACTTCTGAGGTTGCCGTCCAGGAGCGGGACAACTtgctgcgcacgctgcacacGTTACGGGCTGATATGGAGCGGAAGGACGCCGCGCTGgatgcgctggaggaggaggcgcacgcgaaACTGAGCGAGAAGCGCCACCGCATCGCCGAGCTTGAGGAAGCTGTGGAGGCGCTCACAACGCAACAGACGCGCGCGACAGAGGTGAACGTGTCCACGCGCGGACAGCTggaggcagcgcaggcgacggtggcacgcctgcagcagGAACTGGCCGACGCGAGGGAGCGGTGCAAGGCGGTgacacagcagcaggtggagcAGGTGCCAGACTTAGAGCGAAAGCAGCGTGAGCTTTCCGAGCTACTTGCCACCAGCAACGCCGAGGCCCACCAACATcagctggagaagaaggcgctggTGCACGCTCTTACTATGGCGCGAgagcagctggtgcggctgtACGAGTCGCACCAGCTCCTCTCCAGTGCGTACGCGAGCGCGAAGGATCAGATCACACAGCTACAGGCGAAGCTCGAtacagcgcagcggcaggtgcaCGAAATCCAAGAGGCGACCCGCGCAAAGCAAAAGGCCACCTTCGAGGTGCTTTCGCACTGGATGACGAACAACGCGCTCTAGCCGCACGATATGATCGagtggggaagggaggaggatgaaggtgtgtgtgcgtgtgtgtgtgctgaaTGAGTGCACAGCCTCCTATCCTTCTTCCCACACCCCCTTCtgtattttttttctctggCGCTGGCTGGAGCCCGCTTGTGCGCCCTGCGCGGAAACGCCCACGCAAGACGCGAGACTGCACTGGAATATGCAGATGAACAGATCAAAATGCGGACAGGTGAGGGGGAAAGCCGAATTCGCCGCCGATGGGGCATGTGCCTACCCTTTTGAGGGGCGCCCAACGACTTCCTCAAGCAAGTCgccagccacacacacatacacacatgcatgcatgtataTACAGCGTGGACTTGATATTCAGGGCGcatcctccccaccccacccctctcccgcgCCGTCTTATCACTCGCCTCCGCTTTGACTTGACTTTCTCTCCCCGTTGCTATGTGGtccttccctcctcgtcgcttCATCTACCGCTGCAGGTGTTCAGCAGATTCCGTCAAGTGTGCAAGGCCTGtcgaggcgcgcacacacatcgtctcccccacccacccaccccacacgcacacccttcTCCCTACAAAGAGCACCAAAGGCTTCGGCCCCGTGTTGATACGGTAGCCGAAGCAGGAAGCGAAGTAACGGACGCACAAGGCACTCGAGCCGCTTGTACGCGTGCGCCTCTTCACGTGCTttgcctctgccgccccccgctgcggcgcatccGACATGAAGCGTCTCAGCAGCCACCACGCCATTgtctgcggcgccgcgagcgccgccgctagCACGCGATCTTGCGACGTTgtaggcggcggcagctcctgcacggcGACCTCGTCGCTCTTCGCGGCGAAGCGAGGCCGATTTTACCGCCCGCTGGTGAACCAGGGTATCAACCTGTGGCGCTCCCGCATGGGTCGTCACCACAAAGGGTGGACGACCTGGGAGTACAACCGCGACGTCGTACCCGACCCACGGCCGTTCCCGGAGCCGGCGGTGAACAACTACTTCGGTCGCTCGCGCATCTGGAACCCGATTGCAGGCAAGATCGGCCTTGTCAACCGAAAGGCagaggagtgggggtggCCACATCaacggccaccgccgacggGCCTGCGGCGGTCGCCTGAGTACTTCCCCTTCTTCTTCAGCCGGTACTTCCCGGACGTCGAAgtgcggctggtgctggaCAGCGTCCTGAACAACGAGACGACGCGACCTATCTTTCACATCCCACAGGACATGTCGAAGCAGGAGCTGGTGAACTACCTCAAGAACATCTATAACATCGACAACGTCGTCCGCATCAGCGTGCGCAATATGCGCGGGCGACGCTTCAAGAACGAGGTGGGCGAGATCAAGAGCTTGCCGGACTACAAGGTCGCGGTTGTCGAGCTCGACTCGCCGGTGTCCATTGTGTTCAAGCAGATCAAGGGTACCGAGGATACCCCTGACAACAAGCCGGTAGCGCAAATCGCGTAAGGCGTCACTGCGCTTCGGAAGGTGGTGTCGCGCCCATCTGTTTCTCTGCTGTCGTCGGGGCGTGGCAGCGGGCGAATGCAGGTACTCTTGTACGGGAAGAAGCACTCGGaatcggcggcggccgagctCTGTGTTTTTCGTggcgtctccctccccctctctctgtgtagggggaggggaggtgtgAATGTCATTGTGCTGGATCACAAACTTCTACGTTTACACTAACCAGACACAAAGCGAAGCAGCTCAagcaccagcgctgccgtgTGCGCTCACAGGGCAGGACAGAAGACATTAGCGCGTGTCTTCCTGGATCTGTGTctctgcgcgcacgtgtCATTCTTC
Protein-coding sequences here:
- a CDS encoding putative protein kinase; the encoded protein is MSLSNAHAELGPGESAHAIELGRLIFQGAESKVYSCNFYGAPALCKHRFVKRYRDPSLDERLRTQRTRREARALERCVKKGIRAPRLLGADYINTFLVMSYEAGPTVKEALDAEHAAYMQQVSKGKSTPAQQQQQQPTSSPSASANASPSPVIAALLQSIGVVVARLHNANIVHGDLTTSNFICTCNGLAAAAASPGAGGADAHASSSPVLPTAEDIVVLDFGLISDKYSTEERAVDLYVLERAIASTHPYLSAFASDIIVEGYRSAADPKKGEEALQRLEAVRARGRKRTMVG